A region from the Alnus glutinosa chromosome 5, dhAlnGlut1.1, whole genome shotgun sequence genome encodes:
- the LOC133869837 gene encoding uncharacterized protein LOC133869837, translated as MGFQKEYLDLVLVPSGLLIMFAYHLLLLYRYLNRPHTTVMGFENNDKIAWVERIMQIDKRDVGVALSVISTNTSAATFLASVSLTLCSLIGAWIANSSKEFLQSELIYGDTRPSTMSIKYITLLTCFLLAFSCFVQSARSFVHANYLISTPDSNIPVKNVEVAVIRGSDFWSLGLRALYFALDLLLWFFGPIPMFVSSIVMVIALHYLDTNTTLLHQHRSPAPGNKMVKSVAD; from the coding sequence ATGGGTTTCCAAAAGGAGTACCTTGATTTGGTGTTAGTCCCAAGTGGATTGCTCATCATGTTTGCTTATCATCTCTTACTCCTCTATAGATACCTTAATCGTCCTCACACCACGGTGATGGGTTTTGAGAACAATGACAAAATAGCTTGGGTGGAAAGAATTATGCAGATTGATAAAAGAGACGTTGGAGTAGCTCTGTCTGTCATATCAACAAACACATCAGCAGCAACTTTCTTGGCATCAGTCTCTTTAACGCTCTGCTCCCTCATTGGTGCTTGGATTGCAAACTCTTCCAAAGAATTTCTGCAGAGTGAATTAATCTACGGAGACACAAGGCCATCCACCATGTCTATCAAGTACATAACTCTCCTAACCTGCTTCCTCCTCGCTTTTTCATGCTTTGTTCAGTCGGCAAGGAGCTTTGTCCATGCAAACTATCTGATAAGCACCCCAGATAGCAACATACCTGTTAAAAATGTGGAAGTGGCAGTTATAAGGGGTAGTGATTTTTGGTCACTCGGGCTTAGAGCACTTTATTTTGCTCTCGATTTGCTGCTATGGTTTTTTGGGCCGATACCCATGTTTGTTTCCTCCATTGTTATGGTGATAGCCCTCCATTATCTTGACACAAACACAACTCTATTGCATCAACATAGGTCCCCAGCCCCAGGGAACAAGATGGTCAAAAGCGTGGCTGACTGA
- the LOC133869839 gene encoding trans-resveratrol di-O-methyltransferase-like: MDLVQSQGVTKLFEVQSHLYKHIFSYIDSMSVNCAIQLGIPDIIHNHGRPVTLSQLVSKLHIHPKKASYVQRLMRLLVQSGFFAKTKVHQNQEDEAAAEEEAYALTPSSSLVLKDNVTSLSPFALAMLDPVMVSPWHFLGDWLLGSRDDQLTPFEKAHGIGNLSK, encoded by the exons ATGGATCTCGTTCAGAGCCAGGGAGTGACCAAGTTGTTTGAAGTTCAGTCTCATTtgtataaacatatatttagcTATATAGATTCCATGTCAGTTAACTGCGCCATTCAGCTTGGCATACCTGACATAATCCACAACCATGGCCGACCCGTTACTCTTTCACAGTTGGTCTCCAAGCTTCATATTCACCCCAAAAAAGCTAGCTACGTCCAAAGGCTTATGCGCTTGTTGGTTCAGTCCGGCTTCTTCGCTAAAACAAAAGTCCATCAAAATCAAGAAGACGAAGCAGcagcagaagaagaagcataTGCTCTCACACCTTCTTCTAGCCTCGTCCTCAAAGATAATGTCACCAGCTTGTCACCTTTTGCTCTAGCAATGCTTGATCCTGTTATGGTAAGCCCCTGGCATTTCTTGGGAGATTGGCTTCTGGGGAGTCGTGATGATCAGCTCACGCCCTTTGAGAAAGCGCATGGGATTGGT AACTTGTCCAAATAG
- the LOC133868297 gene encoding histone H3.2 codes for MARTKQTARKSTGGKAPRKQLATKAARKSAPATGGVKKPHRFRPGTVALREIRKYQKSTELLIRKLPFQRLVREIAQDFKTDLRFQSSAVAALQEAAEAYLVGLFEDTNLCAIHAKRVTIMPKDIQLARRIRGERA; via the coding sequence ATGGCTCGCACCAAGCAAACCGCTCGCAAGTCCACCGGAGGCAAGGCTCCGAGGAAGCAATTGGCCACAAAGGCTGCCCGGAAGTCCGCTCCAGCCACCGGCGGAGTGAAGAAGCCCCACAGGTTCAGGCCAGGGACGGTGGCCCTCCGAGAGATCCGAAAGTACCAGAAAAGCACGGAGCTCCTGATCCGAAAGCTCCCCTTTCAGCGTCTGGTCCGCGAGATAGCTCAGGACTTTAAGACCGACCTGCGGTTCCAGAGCTCGGCCGTGGCGGCGCTTCAAGAGGCTGCGGAGGCGTACCTTGTGGGGCTCTTTGAGGACACCAACCTGTGCGCAATCCACGCGAAACGTGTGACAATCATGCCGAAGGATATCCAGCTCGCAAGGCGCATTAGGGGTGAGAGGGCTTAG